AGGAAACAGCACAGATCACACCCAGAAGCCATGCCGATTTCAACCCTACTTCGAGCGATGATCCTCTCCAGGTTCCCGCGCAGGTGGCTTTGATCGGCAACTATCCCAATCCTTTCAATCCTGAAACAACAATCCAATTCCAAATGGAGAAACCTGCTCCGGCAGAGATCGAAATCTTTAACCAAAAGGGACAGATTGTTAAGAACGTGAGTATTCCCATGACTCAACAGGGAATGAACTCCCAAGTATGGAATGGGTTGGATAACAACGGTTCTGCCGTATCCAGCGGAGTGTATTTCTTCCGTCTCAAATCCGGAAGTTACAGCTCTACCAAAAAAATGGTTCTGATGAAGTAAAACTTGAAATTCAAGAGTCACCTGTACAGCCTGATAGCGATATGTATATGGTCTTCTCTAGAGTTAGCCGGAAAGCTTTTGGGGGAAGGGATATCTCCTTTTGCCATTACAGCTTGGCGTTTTCTCATTGGCGGACTAGTAATACTGCCTTTTGCTATCAAACAGGGGACAGAACATAGAATAAAACTTAGCTTAAGCAGCATACTAACACTTGGCGCTTTAGGAATACTAAACGTCGTGATTAGTATGCTGCTTTTACAATTGGCAATCTATAATGGTAAGGCATCCTTAACCGCAGTTATTGTGAGCATGAATCCTTTATTTGTGAGTATATTTGCTTATTCAATCATCAAAGAAAACCTTAGTCGGCATCAGATATACAGCATACTGATGGGAGTCACTGGTCTTTTGGTAATCATTTTGGGTGAAAGTGAATTGCGAGGGCAGGGCTTTAATAATCTCCCCCTAGGTATTGTTTATGCTATTTTAGCCGGCATTACTTTCGCTTTATACACTGTACTTACAAAAAGAGCGGTGTTTCAATTTGGTAATCGAATAACAAACTGCACTTCCTTTTTAATTGGAGGCTTAAGCCTTAGTCTACTGAATTTGCTAATTGGAAAGAATATGGCTTTTGAACCCAACATGCGAAACATACTGTTAATTTTGTATTTGGGTGTAGTTATTACCGGAATAGCATATCTGTTCTACTTTGAAGCAATGAAAGAACTTAGCGCAGCACGAGCATCAATATACTTTTTTCTCAAACCGGGATTAGCTTCAATAATGGCATTTCTTTTTTTGAAAGAACACCTCAGTATTAT
This Candidatus Cloacimonadota bacterium DNA region includes the following protein-coding sequences:
- a CDS encoding T9SS type A sorting domain-containing protein, yielding ETAQITPRSHADFNPTSSDDPLQVPAQVALIGNYPNPFNPETTIQFQMEKPAPAEIEIFNQKGQIVKNVSIPMTQQGMNSQVWNGLDNNGSAVSSGVYFFRLKSGSYSSTKKMVLMK
- a CDS encoding DMT family transporter, with the protein product MKFKSHLYSLIAICIWSSLELAGKLLGEGISPFAITAWRFLIGGLVILPFAIKQGTEHRIKLSLSSILTLGALGILNVVISMLLLQLAIYNGKASLTAVIVSMNPLFVSIFAYSIIKENLSRHQIYSILMGVTGLLVIILGESELRGQGFNNLPLGIVYAILAGITFALYTVLTKRAVFQFGNRITNCTSFLIGGLSLSLLNLLIGKNMAFEPNMRNILLILYLGVVITGIAYLFYFEAMKELSAARASIYFFLKPGLASIMAFLFLKEHLSIIQVTGIVLIMFALSRRIWMKHI